One Lachancea thermotolerans CBS 6340 chromosome F complete sequence DNA window includes the following coding sequences:
- the HST4 gene encoding NAD-dependent histone deacetylase HST4 (similar to uniprot|P53688 Saccharomyces cerevisiae YDR191W HST4 Member of the Sir2 family of NAD()-dependent protein deacetylases involved along with Hst3p in silencing at telomeres cell cycle progression radiation resistance genomic stability and short-chain fatty acid metabolism), with protein MHEGMKQGSFPEKGQRANTMLPLTPPSTVQKPSASDNREEILVTPRKLFPELKKLSSKARKPPLRYRPEKNTVFDIEQYIEGCRRGKCNEKDAKFLRYAFEHSRRVVMVAGAGVSVAAGIPDFRSSGGLFSTLRDEGVASGKELFDFNSVYSSVEVGQKFNRMITNMHARCQETRPTEFHRLANTVAKEGRLTRLYTQNIDGIEDGTSHLQTQVPLEKPFPNTIQLHGSIKHMFCNKCSKIYDMNPSLFKAQEEQTGREVFPLCPQCTEFEAVREVAGMRSQGVGKLRPRIVLYNEVHPEGESIGDVVSKDLKGRPDCLIIVGTTLKIPGVRAMCKQFARQVHQSKGIVLWLNTELPTKSIEDFLGFIDLIVVGDCQKVTSLFDASGALSK; from the coding sequence ATGCACGAGGGAATGAAACAAGGATCATTCCCAGAGAAAGGGCAGCGTGCCAACACCATGCTTCCGCTCACACCGCCCTCAACGGTACAAAAGCCATCGGCATCTGACAATCGCGAGGAAATTTTGGTTACTCCGCGGAAGTTGTTTCcagagctcaaaaagctgagtTCCAAGGCCCGGAAACCACCGTTGAGGTACCGTCCAGAGAAAAACACAGTGTTTGACATTGAGCAGTACATAGAGGGTTGTAGAAGAGGAAAATGCAATGAAAAAGAcgccaagttcttgaggtATGCTTTCGAGCACAGCAGGCGTGTAGTCATGGTGGCAGGCGCGGGCGTTTCTGTCGCAGCGGGAATCCCCGACTTTCGTTCTAGCGGAGGCCTTTTCTCAACGCTTCGAGATGAGGGCGTGGCATCCGGTaaagagctcttcgactTCAACAGCGTTTACTCGagtgttgaagttggaCAAAAGTTTAACAGAATGATAACCAATATGCATGCAAGGTGCCAGGAAACACGCCCGACCGAGTTTCACCGCCTGGCTAACACTGTTGCCAAGGAGGGCCGCCTCACCAGGCTTTACACGCAAAACATTGATGGTATCGAAGATGGGACGTCGCACTTGCAGACTCAGGTACCGTTGGAGAAGCCTTTTCCTAATACTATTCAACTTCATGGAAGCATCAAGCACATGTTTTGCAACAAATGTTCTAAAATATACGACATGAACCCCtcccttttcaaagcacaagaagaacagaCAGGCCGTGAAGTTTTCCCGCTTTGCCCGCAATGTACGGAGTTTGAGGCTGTGCGAGAAGTAGCTGGTATGCGATCGCAGGGCGTAGGAAAGCTAAGACCACGAATTGTTTTATACAACGAAGTTCATCCAGAGGGTGAAAGTATAGGAGACGTTGTGTCTAAAGATCTCAAGGGCAGGCCCGATTGCTTGATCATAGTTGGCACAACACTTAAAATTCCAGGAGTAAGGGCGATGTGCAAGCAGTTTGCACGTCAAGTTCATCAGTCAAAGGGCATAGTCCTTTGGTTGAATACTGAACTCCCTACCAAGAGTATTGAGGACTTTTTAGGGTTCATTGACCTAATAGTCGTTGGCGACTGCCAAAAAGTTACCTCATTGTTCGACGCTTCGGGCGCCCTTTCAAAATAA
- the NUP42 gene encoding FG-nucleoporin NUP42 (weakly similar to uniprot|P49686 Saccharomyces cerevisiae YDR192C NUP42 Subunit of the nuclear pore complex (NPC) that localizes exclusively to the cytoplasmic side; involved in RNA export, most likely at a terminal step; interacts with Gle1p), whose protein sequence is MSFEGRNKIPCKYFQQGRCKKGNSCNFAHVYTGGNNYSGTSSPQPGLEERYRSFVSATSLNKLSKEIEDDFKGASELIMKPLSSSYSLGSPCAVNLIQGRDLSPEESRFLCYEARLQNNLAAYETQIKARGDDMQKCLDLVSKDPRKAARYLQLATQKVKETGSSQMKGFIEHPLDLTGQSYTQGTSKLFGAPSASFGASASTSNPFGSAAAKPSPFGQPAFGQQSPQESNAFGMAASGSSVSGPSTAGAFGQPKFGTSAFGSGNSASPFGSTASGGGGSSAFGAPSFGSPGGFSSAFGKPSFGSNTATQPSSLAAINASSTSNTMGSQTPSTQFGSGVSAFGKPAFGSNANVSPFASIQGAQGNKSPFGSTTGTTSQPAATNGAFGAPAFSNQSSTTSASSSNSFRSTAQNSSIAKPFNSATPFGAPSPFGSSQAFGTNSPAFGSAGFQPPQSNAGFGAPQGATAANQNQGAFPSQNSGPNNNISTFVQGLPTGKELRESDLPAEIIEYFKSDHFALGKVPDNPPPVTLVS, encoded by the coding sequence ATGTCCTTCGAAGGCCGGAACAAAATACCCTGTAAGTACTTTCAGCAGGGTAGATGTAAAAAAGGCAACAGCTGTAACTTCGCACATGTTTACACCGGGGGAAACAACTACAGCGGCACTTCATCTCCTCAACCGggccttgaagaaagatACCGCTCTTTTGTTAGCGCAACAAGTCTCAAcaagctctcaaaagaaaTAGAAGATGATTTCAAGGGTGCTAGCGAGCTGATAATGAAACCTCTCAGCTCTTCCTACAGTTTAGGTAGTCCTTGTGCCGTAAACTTAATTCAAGGAAGGGATCTATCTCCTGAAGAATCGCGGTTTCTCTGTTATGAAGCCAGGCTCCAAAACAATTTGGCGGCTTACGAAACGCAAATAAAAGCCCGGGGTGATGATATGCAAAAGTGCCTAGACCTCGTTTCGAAGGATCCTCGAAAAGCGGCGAGGTATCTACAGCTTGCTACccaaaaagtcaaagagaCGGGATCCTCACAGATGAAAGGCTTCATCGAGCACCCGTTAGACTTAACTGGCCAATCGTACACTCAGGGCACTTCGAAATTATTCGGAGCCCCAAGTGCTTCATTTGGTGCTAGCGCTTCAACAAGCAACCCCTTTGGGAGCGCAGCAGCGAAACCGAGCCCTTTCGGGCAACCTGCATTTGGCCAGCAATCTCCGCAAGAAAGTAATGCCTTTGGTATGGCTGCATCTGGGTCTAGTGTCTCAGGTCCTTCAACTGCAGGAGCCTTTGGGCAACCAAAGTTTGGGACTTCAGCATTCGGTTCTGGAAACTCCGCGTCACCCTTTGGCTCAACGGCTTCAGGCGGAGGCGGATCCTCTGCGTTTGGTGCTCCTTCTTTCGGTTCGCCCGGTGGATTCTCAAGCGCTTTCGGCAAACCCAGCTTTGGTTCTAATACGGCAACTCAGCCTTCGTCGCTTGCTGCAATAAATGCATCTAGCACCTCTAATACCATGGGGTCTCAAACTCCGAGCACACAATTCGGATCTGGGGTTTCTGCATTTGGTAAGCCAGCTTTCGGATCCAACGCTAATGTATCGCCATTCGCATCTATTCAAGGTGCACAAGGCAATAAGTCTCCCTTTGGGTCAACGACGGGAACAACATCACAGCCTGCTGCTACGAACGGCGCGTTCGGAGCCCCGGCTTTCTCAAATCAAAGCAGCACGACTTCCGCAAGCAGCTCCAATTCGTTTAGAAGTACTGCCCAAAACTCGAGCATTGCAAAGCCATTCAACTCTGCAACACCGTTCGGAGCCCCGTCTCCGTTCGGCTCGTCTCAGGCGTTCGGAACTAATTCTCCAGCTTTTGGCTCTGCGGGTTTCCAACCCCCTCAATCTAACGCCGGATTTGGAGCACCACAAGGGGCAACTGCTGCCAACCAAAACCAAGGCGCGTTTCCTTCACAAAATAGTGGACCAAACAACAATAtttcaacttttgttcAGGGCCTACCGACTGGAAAGGAGCTGAGGGAGTCTGACTTACCAGCTGAAATTATCGAATACTTCAAATCTGATCACTTTGCGCTAGGAAAAGTCCCAGACAACCCCCCACCAGTTACCCTGGTAAGCTGA
- the RVB1 gene encoding RuvB family ATP-dependent DNA helicase pontin (highly similar to uniprot|Q03940 Saccharomyces cerevisiae YDR190C RVB1 RUVB-like protein TIP49a Homologue), which produces MVQVSEIKDSGAGSGASTRTAAHTHIKGLGLDEFGAAKQVEGGFVGQIEAREACGVIVDLIKVKKMSGKAILLAGGPSTGKTALALAISQELGPKVPFCPLVGSELYSVEVKKTEALMENFRRAIGLRIKETKEVYEGEVTELTPQSAENPLGGYGKTISHVIIGLKSAKGTKTLRLDPTVYESIERESVSVGDVIYIEANTGAVKRVGRSDAYATEFDLEAEEYVPLPKGEVHKKKEIVQDVTLHDLDVANARPQGGQDVISMMGQLMKPKKTEITEKLRQEVNKVVAKYIDQGVAELIPGVLFIDEVNMLDIEIFTYLNRALESSIAPVVVLASNRGMTTVRGTEDIVSPHGVPPDLIDRLLIVRTLPYNKNEIRTIIERRSSVENLKTDSAALDLLADMGTETSLRYALQLLSPAGILAKTSGRTEINVSDVNEAKTLFLDAKRSIKILESSDSYL; this is translated from the coding sequence ATGGTTCAAGTCAGCGAAATTAAAGATTCTGGAGCAGGCAGTGGTGCCTCCACGCGTACTGCGGCCCACACACATATCAAGGGACTGGGGCTCGATGAGTTCGGGGCTGCAAAGCAGGTCGAAGGTGGATTCGTTGGGCAAATCGAGGCCAGAGAAGCGTGTGGTGTCATCGTTGACCTTATCAAGGTGAAGAAAATGTCTGGTAAGGCGATATTGCTTGCAGGTGGTCCTTCTACTGGTAAAACGGCGCTGGCACTCGCCATCTCGCAGGAGCTGGGCCCTAAGGTGCCATTCTGTCCTCTGGTGGGCTCTGAGCTTTATTCTGTGGAGGtcaaaaaaactgaagcTTTGATGGAGAACTTTAGGAGAGCAATCGGCCTGCGtatcaaagaaacaaaagaagtCTACGAGGGTGAAGTTACGGAGCTTACTCCTCAGAGCGCTGAAAATCCACTTGGTGGATATGGCAAGACTATCTCTCACGTCATTATCGGACTGAAATCTGCTAAGGGTACCAAAACTCTTAGACTGGATCCTACCGTCTATGAGAGCATCGAAAGGGAAAGCGTGAGTGTGGGAGATGTCATTTACATCGAAGCCAACACTGGTGCTGTCAAGAGAGTTGGAAGATCTGACGCATATGCTACTGAGTTCGACCTCGAAGCTGAGGAATACGTACCTCTCCCAAAAGGCGAAGTtcacaagaaaaaggaaatTGTCCAGGATGTTACGCTGCATGACTTGGACGTCGCGAATGCCAGGCCTCAAGGTGGACAGGACGTCATTTCTATGATGGGGCAGTTGATGAAACCCAAGAAGACCGAGATCACAGAAAAACTGAGACAAGAGGTCAACAAAGTGGTGGCGAAATATATCGACCAAGGTGTTGCAGAACTAATTCCTGGCGTTCTTTTCATCGACGAAGTTAACATGTTAGACATTGAAATCTTCACTTACCTAAACAGGGCTCTTGAGTCGAGCATTGCACCAGTAGTGGTGCTCGCTTCTAACAGGGGCATGACTACAGTTCGTGGGACAGAAGACATTGTTTCACCTCATGGCGTCCCCCCAGACTTGATTGATAGATTGCTAATAGTGCGCACGCTTCCTTATaacaaaaacgaaattAGAACCATCATTGAGAGAAGGTCATCGGTTGAGAATCTAAAGACAGATTCAGCTGCTCTTGACCTGCTCGCAGACATGGGAACGGAAACCTCATTGCGTTACGCGCTTCAGTTATTGTCTCCGGCTGGCATTTTAGCGAAAACGTCAGGTCGTACAGAGATTAACGTGAGTGACGTCAACGAAGCTAAGACACTGTTCTTGGATGCGAAAAGGTCAATCAAAATCCTTGAATCAAGTGACAGCTACTTGTAA
- the ARV1 gene encoding sterol homeostasis protein ARV1 (similar to uniprot|Q2VQX3 Saccharomyces cerevisiae YLR242C), which translates to MICINCCCEVDCLYVEYSNNHIRLTDCAKCKEVVDRYVEFDNVLLFIDLLLLKPGAYRHLVYNSLELELSKYPERKHEFSARTWKQRSLLTLLRLRDWFVKFDKLNRVWILITAFEVYLTWVSEERNYAQSNSNELIEFILSRSALSQYLCFAIYCVADFVLLCGLTHYFLVKWFKWGRKVKYSKHVVSYTILLSYGVKIFPFLMLIWPYDTLLSTNIVKLVSNAYIIEALKVVTNLAYSNIIFLYVVVFLVRWISVRPLLCMLVTEGDIQFCGKFMEVEYKRLLRRLLRI; encoded by the coding sequence ATGATATGCATTAATTGCTGCTGCGAAGTCGATTGCCTTTATGTTGAATATTCCAACAATCATATTAGACTCACTGACTGTGCGAAATGTAAGGAAGTTGTTGATCGATACGTTGAATTTGATAATGTTCTATTGTTCATCGATCTTTTGTTACTAAAGCCAGGGGCATACAGGCATTTAGTGTACAATTCCCTGGAACTCGAACTATCTAAGTACCCAGAAAGGAAACATGAGTTCTCTGCGAGGACTTGGAAGCAGCGTTCCCTCCTCACGCTCCTACGCCTGCGCGATTGGTTTGTGAAATTTGACAAGCTGAATCGTGTATGGATACTCATAACGGCTTTTGAAGTGTATCTGACGTGGGTGTCAGAAGAGCGTAATTACGCGCAATCAAACTCGAATGAACTGATAGAGTTTATCCTTTCAAGGAGCGCTTTGAGTCAATACCTTTGCTTTGCAATCTATTGCGTCGCAGATTTTGTGCTCCTTTGTGGTTTGACCCACTATTTCTTGGTGAAATGGTTCAAATGGGGACGCAAAGTCAAGTACTCTAAACATGTTGTGTCATACACCATCTTACTGTCTTATGGCGTGAAAATATTTCCCTTTCTCATGTTAATTTGGCCCTATGATACGCTCCTCTCAACGAACATTGTAAAGCTGGTCTCGAATGCTTATATCATCGAAGCGCTTAAAGTCGTTACTAACCTGGCATATTCGAATATTATCTTTTTATATGTGGTGGTCTTCCTAGTGCGATGGATCAGTGTGAGGCCTCTACTTTGTATGCTAGTGACTGAAGGTGATATTCAGTTTTGCGGAAAGTTCATGGAAGTTGAGTATAAAAGGCTTCTTCGGCGACTTCTCCGTATATAA
- the CCT6 gene encoding chaperonin-containing T-complex subunit CCT6 (highly similar to uniprot|P39079 Saccharomyces cerevisiae YDR188W CCT6 Subunit of the cytosolic chaperonin Cct ring complex related to Tcp1p essential protein that is required for the assembly of actin and tubulins in vivo contains an ATP-binding motif), with the protein MSLQLLNPKAESLRRDAALKVNVTSAEGLQSVLETNLGPKGTLKMLVDSAGNIKLTKDGKVLLTEMQIQSPTAVMIARAAAAQDEITGDGTTTVVCLVGELLKQAHRLVQEGVHPRMITDGFEIARRETMEFLNSYKIDKPAEEDMDREFLLQVARSSLSTKVAPELAEVLTPIVTDAVLSVKNADSRSLDLHMVEIMQMQHLSAKDTSFIRGLVLDHGGRHPDMPTRVENAHILILNVSLEYEKTEVNSGFFYSSADQRDKLAASERKFVDEKVKKIIDLKNEVCGLDSKRGFVIINQKGIDPMSLDILAKHGILALRRAKRRNMERLQLVTGGEAQNSVDDLSPSVLGFSGLVYQETIGEEKFTYVTENRDPKSCTILIKGATYHALAQTKDAVRDGLRAVANVLKDKSVVPGAGAFYLAASNHLRNINGNKLGAKGKKKAGIQAFAEALLVVPKTLIKNSGYDALDVLATCQDELEEEEGRIVGVDLNVGDSCDPTIEGIWDSYRVIRNAITGSTGIASNLLLCDELLRAGRSTLKEGPPQ; encoded by the coding sequence ATGTCTTTACAATTACTCAATCCCAAGGCTGAATCTCTGAGAAGAGATGCTGCTTTGAAAGTGAATGTCACATCAGCGGAAGGGTTGCAATCGGTATTGGAAACCAACTTGGGCCCTAAGGGAACTTTAAAAATGCTGGTCGACAGCGCCGGGAACATCAAGCTTACCAAGGACGGAAAAGTGCTGCTGACGGAGATGCAGATCCAATCGCCAACTGCTGTTATGATCGCTAGAGCCGCGGCTGCGCAGGATGAAATCACCGGCGACGGAACCACAACCGTGGTATGCCTTGTGGGCGAGCTTCTGAAACAGGCGCACCgccttgttcaagaaggcGTGCACCCTCGCATGATCACCGATGGTTTTGAGATTGCGCGTCGCGAGACTATGGAGTTTCTTAACAGTTACAAGATCGATAAGCCAGCTGAAGAGGACATGGACCGTGAGTTTCTCCTGCAAGTGGCTAGAAGCTCACTGTCAACCAAAGTGGCGCCAGAACTAGCGGAAGTGCTAACCCCAATTGTTACTGATGCTGTACTGAGCGTCAAAAACGCGGACAGTCGTTCCCTGGATCTGCACATGGTTGAGATCATGCAAATGCAGCACCTTTCTGCCAAAGATACATCTTTTATCAGGGGTCTGGTGCTTGACCACGGTGGCAGACACCCAGACATGCCTACTAGGGTTGAAAACGCCCATATTCTAATTCTGAACGTTTCATTGGAGTATGAGAAGACTGAAGTGAACTCGGGCTTCTTCTACAGTTCGGCTGATCAAAGGGATAAGCTCGCGGCTAGTGAGAGGAAATTTGTCGATGagaaggtgaagaaaaTTATAGATCTCAAAAACGAGGTGTGTGGTCTCGATTCAAAGAGAGGGTTCGTTATCATTAACCAGAAGGGCATTGACCCAATGTCTCTAGACATACTTGCCAAGCACGGCATCTTGGCCTTGAGAAGAGCCAAGAGACGTAATATGGAAAGGCTTCAACTGGTTACTGGTGGTGAAGCCCAAAATTCGGTCGATGACCTATCACCCTCCGTTTTGGGGTTCTCTGGTCTTGTGTATCAGGAGACAATCGgagaagaaaagttcaCATATGTTACAGAAAACAGAGACCCCAAGTCTTGCACTATTCTAATTAAGGGCGCCACTTATCACGCCTTGGCTCAGACTAAAGATGCGGTAAGAGATGGTCTCCGTGCTGTTGCCAACGTGCTAAAAGACAAATCTGTCGTTCCGGGCGCCGGAGCTTTCTATCTGGCTGCATCAAATCATCTAAGGAATATCAACGGAAACAAGCTGGGTGCAAAAGGTAAGAAGAAAGCCGGGATCCAGGCATTTGCAGAAGCTCTACTAGTGGTTCCCAAGACACTAATTAAAAACTCGGGCTACGATGCACTCGACGTACTGGCTACATGccaagatgagcttgaggaagaagaaggaagGATTGTGGGTGTTGACCTCAACGTAGGAGATAGCTGCGACCCTACCATCGAAGGCATTTGGGACTCTTACCGCGTCATTAGAAACGCTATAACAGGTTCCACAGGTATCGCTAGCAATCTGTTGCTCTGCGACGAACTTTTGAGGGCTGGTAGATctactttgaaagaaggcCCACCGCAATAA
- the SLY1 gene encoding syntaxin-binding protein (similar to uniprot|P22213 Saccharomyces cerevisiae YDR189W SLY1 Hydrophilic protein involved in vesicle trafficking between the ER and Golgi; SM (Sec1/Munc-18) family protein that binds the tSNARE Sed5p and stimulates its assembly into a trans-SNARE membrane- protein complex) produces MASSDVMSLRDRQIASIERMLMFNQDTSTTDLTSGLDGQEVIWKILVLDTKSTAIVSSILRVNDLLKSGVTVHSLIQQKRSPLPDVPVVYFVQPTKENVEAIVQDLNEDKYSDFYINFTSVLSRELLEHLAQQVSLTGKSDKIKQVYDQYTEFVVTEPELFSLEIPSVFRQLNDPNTGENAINNLCDQVANGLYDAVMTVGSIPIIRAPKGGPAELVAQKLESKLRDYVINTRSNPDLGINSLERFVLIILDRNIDLASMFAHSWIYQSLVFDVFKLARNTITIPTKDSEGHEIAKKMDIDPRDFFWSENAHLPFPDAVENVEAALAAYKAQAEEITRKTGVSELSELDPSSNNDTLNIQEAVSKLPELTSRKAVIDTHMSVLAALLSQLEQKGLDAFFEIEQGQDSPKTRQRFLETLKDGKSTNLEDKLRTFIILYLTSSTEIPDSFVKEVEKYFEKQEYDISPLRYIYKSKGLMKLSAMSLQNKSLESANSDGKNQTYGTNSSVLLSGLSSKLYGLTEGKIQGGVGSLISGIKNFLPEKKTIPITNVVEAIMDPLNSSQKNLETTDNYLYFDPKVIRGSHSKKPKRQSYNKSTVFVIGGGNYLEYQNLQEWAHSQQSNIKSVIYGSTSISTPTDFLKEISSLG; encoded by the exons ATGGCTTCGTCCGATGTCATGAGCCTCAGAGATAGGCAAATTG CCTCTATCGAAAGAATGCTAATGTTCAACCAAGACACATCAACAACCGATCTCACATCAGGTTTGGATGGACAGGAGGTTATTTGGAAAATTCTAGTGCTTGACACCAAAAGTACTGCAATTGtctcttcaattttgagaGTGAACGACCTTCTAAAGTCGGGGGTGACCGTTCACAGTCTAATTCAGCAGAAGAGATCTCCGCTCCCTGATGTCCCCGTGGTATACTTTGTGCAGCCAACAAAAGAGAATGTTGAAGCTATAGTGCAAGACTTGAATGAAGACAAATACTCCGATTTTTACATCAACTTTACTTCAGTACTCAGTCGCGAGCTTTTAGAACACCTTGCCCAACAAGTCTCTTTAACTGGCAAGTCagacaagatcaagcaaGTGTATGACCAATATACCGAGTTTGTGGTTACAGAGCCAGAGCTCTTTTCCCTAGAAATTCCTTCCGTATTTCGCCAGTTAAACGACCCAAACACAGGTGAAAACGCCATTAACAATCTTTGTGACCAGGTGGCAAATGGCCTTTACGATGCTGTCATGACAGTTGGATCCATCCCTATTATTCGCGCACCCAAAGGTGGCCCTGCAGAATTGGTGGCCCAAAAACTAGAAAGCAAATTGCGCGACTACGTTATCAACACTAGATCAAATCCCGACTTAGGCATCAATTCTTTAGAACGCTTTGTTCTGATAATTTTGGACAGAAACATTGACCTAGCTTCAATGTTTGCTCACTCGTGGATATACCAGAGTTtagtttttgatgtcttcAAATTGGCCAGGAACACAATTACAATCCCAACAAAGGACAGCGAAGGTCATGAAATAGCGAAAAAAATGGATATTGATCCTAGAGACTTCTTCTGGTCTGAAAATGCTCACTTACCTTTCCCGGATGCTGTTGAAAATGTCGAAGCCGCTCTAGCGGCTTACAAGGCccaagcagaagaaatTACGAGAAAGACCGGTGTGAGTGAGCTGAGTGAATTAGACCCAAGCTCTAACAATGATACACTCAAcattcaagaagcagttAGCAAGCTTCCGGAACTAACATCAAGGAAAGCTGTTATTGACACACATATGTCCGTATTAGCTGCTTTACTGTCCCAGCTTGAGCAAAAAGGGCTCGATGCCTTCTTTGAGATTGAGCAAGGTCAAGACTCACCCAAAACTCGTCAAAGGTTTCTTGAAACCCTTAAAGACGGTAAGAGCACGAATTTAGAGGACAAGCTGAGAACCTTCATCATCCTATACCTGACCTCAAGCACTGAAATTCCTGACAGCTTTGTGAAGGAAGTGGAGAAGtactttgagaagcaggAATACGACATAAGCCCTTTGCGCTACATATACAAGTCTAAGGGACTCATGAAGCTGTCTGCTATGTCGTTACAAAACAAGTCGTTGGAGAGCGCTAATTCTGATGGAAAGAACCAGACTTATGGCACCAACTCgtcagttcttctttctggcCTTTCAAGCAAACTATATGGGCTCACTGAGGGTAAAATTCAAGGCGGTGTTGGCTCTCTCATTTCTGGaataaagaactttttgccCGAAAAGAAAACCATACCAATCACTAATGTGGTAGAAGCGATAATGGATCCATTGAACAGCTCCCAAAAGAACCTCGAGACAACAGACAACTACTTGTACTTCGATCCCAAGGTAATCAGAGGTTCGCATAGCAAAAAGCCGAAGAGACAATCTTACAACAAATCGACCGTCTTTGTCATAGGGGGAGGAAACTATCTAGAATATCAAAACCTACAGGAATGGGCTCATTCTCAGCAATCTAACATTAAGAGCGTCATTTATGGTAGCACTTCTATTTCGACCCCCACGGATTTCCTGAAGGAAATCTCTTCTCTGGGCTAG
- the GPN3 gene encoding putative signal sequence-binding GTPase GPN3 (highly similar to uniprot|Q06543 Saccharomyces cerevisiae YLR243W Protein required for cell viability) yields MSRVGVLVLGPAGAGKSTFCNSIISHMQTVGRRAHIVNLDPAAEASEYEFTVDIRDLISLEDVMEELHLGPNGSLIYCFEYLLNNLDWLEEEIGDYNDEYLIFDCPGQIELYTHIPVLPTIARHLQTQMGFSLCATYLLEAPFVIDSSKFFSGALSAMSAMILLELPHINILSKLDQIKDEYSKKKLKRYLNPDPTLLLDSSNETLNPRFQKLNKTIANLVDDFGMVQFLPLEAKNPESVSNILSYIDDVTQWAEGQEPKEPNDQIELEDM; encoded by the coding sequence ATGTCAAGGGTTGGAGTTCTGGTTTTGGGACCCGCTGGTGCAGGAAAAAGTACTTTTTGCAACTCTATCATTTCTCATATGCAGACGGTTGGTCGCAGGGCTCACATAGTGAATTTGGACCCTGCGGCAGAAGCTAGTGAGTACGAATTCACCGTGGACATCCGTGACCTAAtttctcttgaagatgTGATGGAAGAACTCCATCTTGGTCCTAATGGGTCGTTGATTTACTGCTTCGAATATCTGCTCAATAATCTCGACTGGCTAGAAGAGGAGATTGGCGACTACAATGATGAGTATCTGATTTTCGACTGCCCAGGCCAAATAGAACTTTACACACACATCCCTGTTTTACCTACGATAGCAAGGCACCTCCAGACTCAAATGGGCTTTAGCCTGTGTGCCACTTATCTACTGGAAGCACCATTCGTCATAGACtcttccaagttttttAGTGGCGCACTAAGCGCCATGTCGGCAATGATCCTTTTGGAGCTTCCACATATAAACATTCTCAGCAAGCTCGACCAGATTAAAGATGAATATAGCAaaaagaaattgaaaagatACTTGAATCCCGACCCAACGTTGCTTCTGGACTCGAGCAATGAAACACTGAATCCTCGTTTCCAGAAATTGAACAAGACGATTGCAAACCTTGTGGATGATTTCGGCATGGTTCAGTTCTTGCCTttggaagccaaaaaccCCGAGAGCGTCTCCAACATCCTGAGCTACATAGACGACGTTACACAGTGGGCCGAAGGTCAGGAGCCAAAGGAGCCGAACGATCAGATAGAGTTGGAAGACATGTAA